The nucleotide window CGCCGCCGATATTCAGCAGGATATCACCGATATCTCCCCCGATATTCTGGAGGTTCTGGCACTGAGCGGCATCTGCCTTGCGGAGCTGGATGAACTGATTATGCTGGAGGAAATCGTCTATGGCAAATGATTTTCCGTATGTTTACCCTTATTCTCGTGAGGAAGCAAAGCGGCTGAACCAGCTTCCCCTGTGGCGGGATAGCCATAAGGAGAACGTGGCCTGTAAAGATGCCATTGAGGAAGCGATTCGCCGTAACTTTGACGGAATGCATCTCGACAAGGACTGTGCCGAAAGTGTACTCGGCAAGTTTGGATACCACCGGGTGGCTTACGTTCTCGCCAACTCCCTTCAGCGGAAGGACTACGATGGGCGCTTTTCCCGCAGCAACCACGATTGGGCAAAGCAGACCTATATCCCGCCCGATAAGGACGCCTACACTGACAGCAACAGTAAATTCGCCGTGGACAGCCATCCTGCGGTGCTGGACGGTTTTGTCAACCAGTACC belongs to Deltaproteobacteria bacterium and includes:
- a CDS encoding DUF3849 domain-containing protein; translated protein: MANDFPYVYPYSREEAKRLNQLPLWRDSHKENVACKDAIEEAIRRNFDGMHLDKDCAESVLGKFGYHRVAYVLANSLQRKDYDGRFSRSNHDWAKQTYIPPDKDAYTDSNSKFAVDSHPAVLDGFVNQYRRAYQSLALFDHTHCLPDTEKQDFEGKVIVLSPKALKESCLTAQDQLWLCTGGFGAHAGARGRAVFATNLADGEKTRWDRTDFVGVLADSHLPDWAIEKLSEMQEQEFSAMGGMEMK